From a single Aestuariibius sp. HNIBRBA575 genomic region:
- the obgE gene encoding GTPase ObgE: protein MKFLDFAKVYVKSGNGGGGCVSFHREKFVEYGGPDGGDGGRGGDVWLEAVEGLNTLIDFRYQPHFFAKSGQPGMGRQRTGKDGEHAILRVPVGTEVLDEDQETLIADVTEVGQRVLLAKGGNGGFGNLHFKSATNQAPRRANPGQPEVERTLWLRLKLIADVGLLGMPNAGKSTFLATTSNARPKVADYPFTTLVPNLGVVGVDGVEFVVADIPGLIEGASEGRGLGDVFLGHVERSAVLLHLVDGTSGDPVRDYQTIIGELEAYGENLADKPRVTVLNKIDTMDEEERDFLKEELEAAVGGPVMLMSGVSSEGTVDVLRALRTQIDDDRLRRQKGDEEEEAWRP, encoded by the coding sequence ATGAAATTCCTCGATTTTGCCAAAGTCTATGTTAAATCCGGCAACGGTGGGGGTGGCTGTGTGTCATTTCACCGTGAAAAATTTGTGGAATATGGTGGCCCCGATGGCGGTGATGGCGGCCGTGGCGGTGATGTCTGGCTAGAGGCCGTCGAAGGCCTGAACACGCTGATCGATTTTCGCTATCAGCCGCATTTCTTTGCCAAAAGCGGCCAACCCGGAATGGGCCGTCAGCGCACCGGCAAAGACGGCGAACATGCGATCCTAAGGGTGCCGGTCGGTACAGAAGTGCTGGATGAAGATCAGGAAACCTTGATTGCGGATGTCACCGAAGTCGGCCAGCGTGTGTTGCTGGCCAAAGGCGGCAATGGCGGTTTCGGCAATCTGCATTTCAAATCGGCCACCAATCAGGCCCCAAGACGCGCCAATCCCGGCCAACCCGAAGTCGAACGCACGCTTTGGCTGCGCCTGAAACTGATCGCCGATGTTGGCCTGCTGGGCATGCCCAATGCCGGCAAATCCACGTTTCTGGCCACCACGTCGAATGCGCGCCCCAAAGTGGCCGATTACCCCTTTACCACCCTGGTGCCCAATCTAGGGGTTGTGGGCGTGGATGGCGTTGAATTTGTGGTCGCCGACATTCCCGGCCTGATCGAAGGCGCCTCAGAAGGGCGCGGATTGGGCGATGTGTTTTTGGGCCACGTAGAACGCTCTGCGGTGTTGTTGCATCTGGTTGATGGCACATCGGGGGATCCGGTGCGCGATTACCAAACCATCATCGGCGAATTAGAGGCCTATGGCGAAAACCTGGCCGATAAACCCCGTGTGACTGTGTTGAACAAAATTGACACGATGGACGAAGAAGAACGCGATTTCCTCAAAGAAGAGCTGGAAGCCGCCGTGGGTGGGCCGGTTATGTTGATGTCTGGGGTGTCCAGCGAAGGCACGGTGGATGTGCTGCGTGCATTGCGGACACAGATTGATGATGACCGGCTGCGTCGCCAAAAAGGCGACGAGGAGGAAGAAGCGTGGCGTCCCTGA
- a CDS encoding DUF2059 domain-containing protein — translation MFGSRLFARWMVKLPMLALVAGFSGLQMANAPQALAQTAVQTDRQSDRLYTALDLAGVIDIMQQEGIAYASELETSMFPDRGGAAWQDVLQQIYRVDLMNAHVQGAFAHLLSDKDIQDAITFFDSDLGVRIVTLEISARRAMLDSDVDATARETAMIAVMDETPRVEFLRRFIDENDLIETNVAGAMNSNFAFYQGLIAGGGFDGDLSEDQILNDVWSQEPDIRASTQEWLMAYLLLAYDPLSDEELGQYLAFTQTPAGKAMNTALMRSFNGLFDQISHALGQAAAQQMQAFDL, via the coding sequence ATGTTTGGATCTCGCCTTTTTGCACGGTGGATGGTCAAGCTGCCCATGCTGGCTTTGGTTGCTGGGTTTTCGGGCCTGCAGATGGCCAATGCACCCCAAGCATTGGCACAAACAGCGGTGCAAACCGACAGACAATCCGACAGATTATATACCGCGCTGGACCTGGCTGGCGTGATCGACATCATGCAACAAGAGGGGATCGCCTACGCAAGCGAGCTTGAAACCTCGATGTTCCCGGATCGTGGCGGGGCAGCGTGGCAGGACGTTTTACAACAAATCTATCGTGTTGATCTGATGAATGCCCATGTTCAGGGCGCATTCGCGCATTTGCTGAGCGACAAGGACATTCAAGACGCCATTACGTTTTTTGACAGCGATTTGGGGGTGCGGATCGTGACATTGGAAATCTCCGCGCGCCGCGCCATGTTGGATTCTGATGTGGATGCCACAGCGCGGGAAACGGCGATGATTGCGGTGATGGATGAAACCCCACGTGTGGAATTTCTGCGCCGTTTCATTGATGAAAATGACCTGATCGAAACCAATGTGGCTGGCGCGATGAATTCTAATTTCGCGTTTTATCAGGGGCTGATTGCCGGCGGTGGCTTTGACGGGGATCTAAGCGAGGATCAAATTCTAAACGATGTTTGGTCACAAGAACCCGATATTCGCGCCAGCACGCAGGAATGGCTGATGGCCTATTTGTTGTTGGCCTATGATCCGCTGAGCGATGAGGAACTGGGTCAATATCTGGCATTCACGCAAACCCCCGCTGGAAAAGCCATGAACACGGCGCTCATGCGCAGCTTTAACGGGTTGTTTGATCAGATCAGTCACGCATTGGGCCAAGCGGCTGCACAGCAAATGCAAGCGTTCGATTTATAG
- the proB gene encoding glutamate 5-kinase, giving the protein MASLKTAKRVAVKIGSALLVDRDTGQLRVEWLASLAQDVAALRARATDVILVSSGSIALGRGVLGLPFADLPLEQSQAAAAVGQIQLAQAYQNALAQHGIKTAQVLVTLEDSSNRRRYLNQRATLETLLKMGVVPIVNENDTVATDEIRYGDNDRLAAQVAVTVGADNLVLLSDVDGFYSDNPNINPDAQRYDVIDKITPEIEAQAGDGVSGLSKGGMITKLMAARVATEAGCAMAITLGSPLNPLENLENNAPATWFSAQTTPQAARKGWISAMKPKGQIKVDQGAKTALNSGKSLLPAGVVDVSGQFERGDPVEILAADGQRLALGLARYTAQESRLIQGRRLADIEGILGYTGRSVLIHRDDMVI; this is encoded by the coding sequence GTGGCGTCCCTGAAAACGGCCAAACGGGTTGCGGTGAAAATCGGGTCTGCCTTATTGGTGGACCGTGATACCGGGCAATTGCGCGTCGAATGGCTCGCGTCTTTGGCGCAGGATGTGGCGGCTTTGCGTGCACGCGCTACAGATGTGATTTTGGTGTCGTCTGGTTCCATCGCTTTGGGGCGTGGCGTATTGGGGCTGCCTTTTGCTGATTTGCCCCTAGAACAAAGTCAGGCCGCCGCTGCCGTGGGCCAGATACAACTGGCCCAAGCCTATCAAAATGCACTGGCACAGCATGGGATCAAAACGGCACAAGTCCTTGTTACATTAGAGGATTCCAGCAATCGACGCCGGTATTTGAACCAGCGTGCGACGCTTGAAACGCTCTTGAAAATGGGTGTTGTGCCCATCGTGAATGAAAACGACACCGTTGCCACCGACGAAATCAGATATGGTGACAATGATCGCTTGGCCGCTCAGGTCGCGGTTACAGTTGGCGCAGATAATTTGGTGCTATTGTCGGATGTGGACGGGTTTTATTCGGACAATCCTAACATTAACCCAGACGCGCAACGATATGATGTTATTGATAAAATAACGCCCGAAATCGAAGCTCAGGCAGGGGATGGCGTGTCAGGATTGTCCAAAGGTGGGATGATCACCAAATTGATGGCTGCACGTGTGGCGACCGAGGCGGGATGCGCGATGGCAATCACATTAGGGTCGCCTCTGAACCCTCTGGAAAATCTGGAAAATAACGCGCCCGCAACTTGGTTTTCTGCGCAGACCACACCACAGGCGGCGCGCAAAGGCTGGATTTCAGCCATGAAGCCCAAAGGCCAGATCAAGGTCGATCAAGGGGCAAAAACCGCGCTCAATTCCGGGAAAAGCTTGCTACCGGCTGGTGTTGTAGACGTTTCCGGCCAGTTTGAACGGGGTGATCCGGTCGAAATATTGGCGGCGGATGGTCAACGTCTGGCCTTGGGCTTGGCGCGATATACCGCGCAGGAATCCCGTTTAATTCAAGGGCGTCGATTGGCTGACATAGAAGGCATTTTGGGATATACGGGCCGCTCGGTCCTAATCCATCGCGATGATATGGTGATATGA
- a CDS encoding GNAT family N-acetyltransferase: MTDDIIRTDRLFLRPLAHSDIARLIALASNEHVAPMMSSITLPWPHNAVKDWIDRAQWRNGPSGRLGVCLLDGTLIGSVGVSPGDAICGYWLGRDYWGQGYATEAMGAIIDHLVDQHGLTHFEADHFSDNPNSAKVLLKLGFKPTGNTSLGQSAARTEPSTCVEYVLNRAPNPQQA, encoded by the coding sequence ATGACTGACGATATTATACGCACCGACCGGCTGTTTCTGCGGCCACTCGCCCATAGTGACATCGCACGGCTGATTGCCTTGGCGTCAAACGAACATGTCGCCCCGATGATGAGCTCGATCACCCTGCCTTGGCCCCATAACGCCGTCAAAGACTGGATTGATCGCGCCCAATGGCGCAATGGTCCATCGGGTCGTTTGGGCGTGTGTCTATTGGATGGCACGTTGATCGGATCGGTGGGCGTGTCCCCGGGCGATGCCATTTGCGGCTATTGGCTGGGACGCGATTATTGGGGGCAGGGATACGCCACCGAAGCCATGGGCGCGATCATCGATCATTTGGTTGACCAGCATGGGCTCACTCATTTTGAGGCGGATCATTTCTCTGATAATCCCAACTCAGCCAAAGTTCTGCTCAAACTGGGTTTTAAACCCACCGGAAACACGTCCCTTGGTCAAAGCGCCGCCAGAACAGAGCCATCAACATGTGTGGAATACGTCCTGAACCGGGCCCCAAACCCGCAACAGGCTTGA
- a CDS encoding GNAT family N-acetyltransferase: MAVPTLTTTRLTLRPLVVKDVDAITDALSDFNITRWLTNAPFPYAKSDAQWFVQHVANHPDDMNWAIDAGDGLIGMIGVKPDLGYWLNANNHGQGIMTEAANCAVAWYFQNFSKPLASGHFQGSHASRAILTKLGFHDTHVEQVVPKATNAEITLHRMSLSQSDWANQND, encoded by the coding sequence ATGGCTGTTCCCACTTTGACCACCACGCGGCTCACACTTCGGCCCTTGGTGGTCAAAGATGTGGACGCAATTACGGATGCCTTAAGCGACTTTAACATCACGCGCTGGTTGACCAACGCGCCGTTTCCCTATGCCAAATCCGATGCGCAATGGTTTGTGCAACATGTCGCCAACCATCCAGACGACATGAACTGGGCCATTGATGCGGGGGACGGTCTGATCGGGATGATTGGGGTGAAACCGGATCTCGGCTATTGGTTGAATGCCAATAACCACGGTCAAGGGATCATGACTGAGGCCGCAAATTGCGCGGTGGCCTGGTATTTTCAAAATTTTTCCAAGCCGTTGGCGTCTGGGCATTTTCAGGGCAGTCACGCATCGCGGGCCATTTTGACTAAGCTAGGGTTTCATGACACCCATGTGGAACAAGTGGTGCCCAAAGCGACAAATGCAGAAATCACCCTGCACCGCATGTCGTTAAGCCAATCCGATTGGGCGAACCAAAATGACTGA
- a CDS encoding 50S ribosomal protein L21, producing MFAVLKTGGKQYKVASGDVLRVEKLAADAGETIQFNEILMVGSTVGAPFVEGAGVQAEVIDQIKGEKTINFVRRRRKHSSKRTKGHRQKLTLLRITEILESGADKTGVKAAVGGTLKSVADAPATAAAKPVKKAAKKTEAPAAAATAGADDLKKLSGVGPALEKKLLAGGVTSFAQIAAWNADDIAKFDEVLSFKGRIEREGWVEQAKELAKG from the coding sequence ATGTTTGCGGTTCTAAAAACCGGCGGCAAGCAATACAAAGTCGCAAGTGGCGACGTACTGCGTGTTGAAAAGCTGGCTGCAGATGCGGGTGAAACCATCCAATTCAACGAAATTCTGATGGTAGGGTCCACTGTTGGCGCTCCGTTTGTCGAAGGGGCAGGCGTGCAGGCCGAAGTGATCGACCAGATCAAAGGCGAAAAGACAATCAACTTTGTGCGTCGTCGTCGTAAACACAGCTCCAAACGCACCAAGGGCCACCGCCAAAAGCTGACCCTGCTGCGCATCACCGAGATTCTGGAATCTGGTGCGGACAAAACCGGTGTCAAAGCAGCCGTTGGTGGCACTTTGAAATCCGTTGCTGACGCTCCGGCCACTGCCGCAGCCAAGCCCGTCAAAAAAGCCGCGAAGAAAACTGAGGCACCTGCCGCAGCTGCAACCGCTGGCGCTGACGATCTGAAAAAACTGTCTGGCGTTGGTCCGGCTCTTGAGAAGAAATTGCTCGCCGGTGGCGTGACATCTTTTGCTCAGATCGCCGCATGGAACGCAGATGATATTGCCAAGTTTGACGAAGTGCTGTCCTTTAAGGGCCGCATTGAACGTGAAGGCTGGGTAGAGCAAGCCAAAGAACTGGCTAAAGGCTAA
- a CDS encoding DUF2200 domain-containing protein: MTSKVFEMRFAKVYPLLVGKVEKKGKTKAQLDEIIFWLTGYDAVGLENALEDGRNFEAFFAQAPAKNPKRRLITGVFCGVRVEEIKDPLMQEIRYLDKLVDELARGKKFENILRVRNAFVFG, translated from the coding sequence ATGACTTCCAAGGTTTTTGAGATGCGTTTTGCCAAGGTTTATCCCTTGCTTGTTGGCAAAGTTGAGAAAAAAGGAAAAACCAAAGCCCAACTTGATGAGATTATATTCTGGCTTACGGGATATGATGCAGTGGGTCTGGAAAACGCGCTGGAAGATGGACGTAATTTCGAAGCCTTTTTTGCGCAGGCACCCGCGAAAAACCCAAAACGGCGTTTGATCACAGGTGTGTTTTGTGGCGTTAGAGTTGAAGAGATCAAAGACCCGCTCATGCAAGAAATCCGCTATCTCGACAAATTGGTTGATGAACTTGCGCGTGGGAAAAAGTTCGAAAATATATTGCGGGTTCGAAATGCCTTTGTTTTTGGCTAG
- the rpmA gene encoding 50S ribosomal protein L27, whose protein sequence is MAHKKAGGSSRNGRDSAGRRLGIKKFGGETVIPGNIIARQRGNKWWPGEGVGEGKDHTIFATSEGAVSFRKGFKGRTFISVLPVAEAAE, encoded by the coding sequence ATGGCACATAAAAAAGCAGGCGGTTCATCCCGTAACGGTCGCGACTCAGCTGGTCGCCGCCTTGGTATCAAAAAATTCGGTGGCGAAACTGTCATCCCAGGTAACATTATTGCACGTCAGCGTGGCAACAAATGGTGGCCGGGTGAAGGCGTTGGTGAAGGTAAAGATCACACAATCTTTGCAACTTCCGAAGGCGCAGTTTCCTTCCGTAAAGGCTTTAAAGGCCGCACATTTATTTCGGTTCTTCCGGTGGCGGAGGCCGCTGAATAA
- a CDS encoding GNAT family N-acetyltransferase codes for MMLDRVTNQADIETPRFTLRPLRRSDSGLVEMYAADERVARMTKDIPHPLPPGAVAAMIEKGMKPDRDEDIWVIDGLRSDFSEVMGLMVLKPLERKQSEVSYWIAPAFWNTGIATEAVTALIAANPQKNDQIFAEVFQDNPGSARVLTNCGFDYLGDAEAVCVSRDATVPTWTYIRKM; via the coding sequence ATGATGTTGGATAGAGTAACAAATCAGGCAGATATCGAAACGCCGCGGTTTACGCTGCGCCCTTTGCGTCGATCTGATTCTGGTTTGGTGGAAATGTATGCCGCCGACGAACGCGTCGCCCGTATGACCAAGGATATTCCACACCCGCTGCCCCCCGGCGCGGTTGCAGCGATGATCGAAAAAGGCATGAAACCTGATCGCGACGAAGATATCTGGGTCATAGACGGATTGCGCAGTGATTTTAGCGAAGTGATGGGCCTTATGGTTCTGAAACCGCTGGAACGCAAACAATCCGAAGTGTCCTATTGGATTGCGCCTGCATTTTGGAACACCGGCATCGCCACCGAAGCGGTGACTGCGTTGATTGCGGCCAATCCGCAGAAAAACGATCAGATTTTCGCAGAGGTGTTTCAGGACAATCCGGGTTCTGCCCGTGTGCTGACCAATTGCGGTTTTGACTATCTGGGCGACGCCGAAGCCGTGTGTGTATCACGCGACGCGACTGTCCCGACATGGACCTATATTCGAAAGATGTGA